The proteins below come from a single Thermodesulfovibrionales bacterium genomic window:
- the fusA gene encoding elongation factor G, translated as MPAYDVEKIRNVAIIAHGGAGKTSLTEAILFNAGAIERMGSVDNGNTTTDFEPEEIARKISLSSSLAYCEYSGHKLNIIDTPGFVNFLEDTRGCLRVTDGAVLIVSALSGVKAETEKIWKYACEFEIPRVVFVNKMDKENANFYRAIGELEKSFDTEAIPLNLPIGEGPSFKGLIDLVRLKAFVYENSKPVETSLPSMPEIEAYRKKLVEKIAELSDSLLEKYLEKGDLSEEELLNGIKEGSLTRRFIPVICGSATRNIGVRELMDAIILCLPSPVEMARIVPVKGKNPKDGKEITRKPSQQEPLSAYVFKTISDPYAGKLTFFRIYSGTLKADSTVLNASTGTKERVGQVFYIIGKKQIPAGTIGAGDMGVTAKLKDTYTGDTLCDESSPIVFEKVKFADPILSYAIAPKSKGDEEKVSAGLQRILEEDPTLRFHRDDETKEMIISGMGQVHIEVALEKLKRKYGVEVVMKTPKIPYRETIRASAKAQGKYKKQSGGRGQYGDCWIEIEPLPRNGGYEFVDKIVGGVIPRQYIPAVEKGVIEAMHEGVLAGYPMVDIKVTLYDGSYHSVDSSELAFKIAGSLAFKKAAQEAKPVLLEPIMKVEVIVPDDTLGAVIGDLNARRGKVQGVEPQAGGNQKILALVPMAEMLTYANQLQSITSARGLYSMEFSHYDEVPTHIAQKIIQERQASKKAENE; from the coding sequence ATGCCCGCCTATGATGTTGAAAAAATCAGAAATGTAGCCATTATTGCCCATGGAGGTGCAGGAAAGACATCACTCACAGAGGCCATACTCTTTAATGCCGGCGCTATAGAAAGAATGGGCTCTGTTGACAATGGAAATACCACCACAGATTTTGAGCCTGAAGAAATAGCAAGAAAGATTTCCCTGAGCTCAAGTCTTGCCTACTGTGAATACAGTGGCCACAAATTAAATATTATAGATACACCAGGTTTTGTAAATTTTCTTGAAGACACCAGGGGATGCCTAAGAGTAACAGATGGTGCAGTACTCATAGTGAGCGCCCTTTCAGGTGTAAAGGCAGAGACCGAAAAGATATGGAAGTATGCCTGCGAATTTGAGATACCCAGGGTTGTATTTGTAAATAAGATGGATAAGGAAAATGCGAACTTTTACCGCGCAATCGGAGAGCTTGAAAAATCCTTTGATACAGAGGCAATACCTCTTAACCTTCCAATCGGTGAAGGACCTTCCTTCAAAGGACTTATTGACCTTGTAAGGCTCAAGGCTTTTGTGTATGAAAATTCAAAGCCAGTAGAAACTTCCCTTCCATCAATGCCTGAGATTGAGGCTTACAGAAAAAAACTTGTTGAAAAGATTGCTGAATTGAGCGACAGCCTCCTTGAAAAATATCTTGAAAAAGGAGACCTCTCCGAAGAAGAGCTTCTTAATGGTATTAAAGAAGGCTCCCTTACTAGAAGATTTATACCTGTAATATGTGGCTCTGCAACAAGGAATATAGGTGTCCGTGAACTCATGGATGCTATTATTTTATGCCTGCCTTCACCAGTAGAGATGGCAAGGATAGTTCCTGTTAAAGGAAAAAATCCTAAAGATGGTAAAGAAATCACAAGAAAACCCTCTCAGCAGGAACCACTCTCTGCTTATGTTTTCAAGACCATATCTGATCCTTATGCAGGAAAACTAACATTCTTCAGGATCTATTCAGGTACACTGAAGGCAGACTCCACTGTCCTGAATGCTTCCACAGGAACAAAAGAGAGAGTTGGTCAGGTATTTTATATCATTGGAAAAAAACAGATACCAGCCGGCACTATAGGTGCTGGAGATATGGGAGTAACAGCAAAACTCAAAGATACATACACAGGAGATACCCTATGTGATGAATCATCTCCAATCGTGTTTGAAAAGGTAAAATTTGCAGACCCTATACTTTCTTATGCAATTGCTCCCAAGTCAAAAGGTGATGAAGAGAAGGTAAGTGCAGGGCTCCAGAGAATTCTTGAGGAAGACCCTACGTTAAGATTCCACAGGGACGATGAGACAAAGGAGATGATTATATCAGGGATGGGACAGGTACACATAGAGGTTGCTCTTGAGAAACTGAAGAGAAAATATGGCGTGGAAGTAGTAATGAAGACACCTAAGATTCCTTACAGGGAGACTATCAGAGCATCAGCAAAGGCGCAGGGCAAGTACAAAAAGCAATCGGGTGGCAGGGGCCAGTATGGAGATTGCTGGATTGAGATAGAACCCCTTCCAAGAAATGGAGGTTATGAATTCGTTGATAAGATTGTTGGTGGTGTGATTCCAAGACAGTATATTCCTGCAGTTGAAAAGGGTGTTATAGAGGCAATGCACGAAGGAGTCCTTGCCGGATATCCAATGGTTGATATAAAGGTTACCCTTTATGATGGTTCCTATCATTCAGTTGATTCTTCAGAACTTGCCTTCAAGATTGCCGGAAGCCTTGCCTTTAAAAAGGCTGCTCAGGAGGCAAAGCCTGTACTTCTTGAGCCAATAATGAAGGTGGAGGTGATAGTGCCTGATGATACCTTAGGTGCAGTTATAGGTGACCTCAATGCAAGAAGGGGAAAGGTTCAGGGAGTGGAACCCCAGGCAGGAGGAAACCAGAAAATACTTGCCCTCGTTCCAATGGCAGAGATGCTTACCTATGCAAATCAGCTCCAGAGTATCACATCTGCAAGGGGTCTCTACTCAATGGAATTTTCCCATTATGATGAAGTTCCAACCCATATAGCCCAGAAAATAATCCAGGAAAGGCAGGCTTCTAAAAAGGCAGAAAATGAATAA
- a CDS encoding SoxR reducing system RseC family protein: protein MEETGLVVKIEGDRAYVSVDRKSACEACPAGSVCKTTDEGAIIEAINEAKANIGDRVRVSFKAFSYLKGSIIVYGIPALCLIAGAIIGKELLKNLSGLDPELLSAIGGLGAFGISFIIIKLLSKRMEKKKEYIPVVESILD, encoded by the coding sequence ATGGAAGAAACAGGGCTTGTTGTAAAGATTGAGGGCGACAGGGCATATGTTTCAGTGGACAGAAAATCTGCCTGTGAAGCCTGTCCAGCAGGCTCTGTCTGTAAAACCACTGACGAAGGTGCCATAATTGAGGCTATAAATGAAGCAAAGGCAAACATAGGAGACAGGGTAAGGGTATCTTTTAAAGCCTTTTCTTACCTGAAGGGCTCTATAATTGTATACGGAATACCAGCATTATGCCTCATAGCTGGAGCGATTATTGGTAAGGAGCTTTTAAAAAATCTCTCAGGCCTGGACCCAGAGCTCCTTAGTGCTATAGGAGGACTTGGAGCCTTCGGAATCTCCTTTATAATTATAAAACTACTCTCGAAAAGAATGGAGAAGAAAAAAGAGTACATACCTGTTGTTGAAAGTATTCTTGATTGA